DNA from Massilia antarctica:
CAAATCCCTGATCGGCATCACCGTCGCCACCATGCTGGCCACCGGTTGCGCCGACATGTCCGCCACCCAACGCGGCACCGCCACCGGCGCAGGCGTCGGTGCGGGCTTGGGTGCCATCATCGGCGCCTCGTCCGGCCACGGCGGACACGCGGGCAAGGGTGCCATCATCGGCGGTGCCGCTGGTGCCATCATCGGCAATATCTGGTCGAACCGCATGGAGCAGCAGAAACAGGCCATGGAACAGGCCACGCGCGGCACCGGCATCCAGGTCAGCCAGACCCAGGATAACCGCCTGAAACTCGAAGTGCCCGCCGACGTCTCCTTCGACACCGGCCGCTCCGACATCAAATCGAATTTC
Protein-coding regions in this window:
- a CDS encoding OmpA family protein codes for the protein MKNSLSKSLIGITVATMLATGCADMSATQRGTATGAGVGAGLGAIIGASSGHGGHAGKGAIIGGAAGAIIGNIWSNRMEQQKQAMEQATRGTGIQVSQTQDNRLKLEVPADVSFDTGRSDIKSNFRPVLERFAATLQDNPSTTVTIIGHTDSTGGDNVNQPLSVDRAAQTRDFLAARGVSPNRIMIDGRGEREPIASNDDPSGRARNRRVEIYVAEQDRHG